One window of the Labilibaculum sp. genome contains the following:
- a CDS encoding sigma 54-interacting transcriptional regulator has translation MSLKCKKAGDECYGFNEMSLLFDISQRLLNSNELKKDLSPILACLVKHLNAERSFITIFNRQTNRMMIEAAYGLSASQQARGKYDLGEGIIGKVVELARPVVISEISKSKLFINKIKTELTKDGHELTFICVPLLLDNVVMGALSVVRIYNSNISVNEDIQLLSIVGSMIAKTARYKQAKLEELEALREQNRELQSQLDSQKPHNIIGNSGKMCDLYALVSRVAQTNSTVLLRGESGIGKELFAEEIHAKSKQKDRKLIKVNCSALPESLIESELFGHEKGAYTGADQMRKGRFELADGGTIFLDEIGDLPLSTQVKLLRVLQEREFERIGGSKTIKVDVRIVAATNRNLEELIENGDFREDFYYRINVFPIFIPPLRHRRDDIPILVDHFIDKFNRKNNFQIKRITTSAINMLMVHRWPGNIRELENVIERSCIMTKDNVIHSYDLPPTLQTADSTNSVMEGGMMVVVEQLEKQLIRDALTTTAGNVTKAAELLCITERMLGTRVKKYEIETWRFKV, from the coding sequence ACATTTGAATGCCGAAAGAAGTTTTATCACGATTTTTAATCGGCAAACAAACCGGATGATGATTGAGGCTGCCTATGGATTAAGTGCATCGCAGCAAGCAAGGGGAAAGTACGATTTGGGTGAAGGAATTATAGGTAAGGTTGTTGAATTGGCCAGGCCTGTTGTTATTTCTGAAATATCAAAATCGAAACTTTTTATCAACAAAATTAAAACGGAACTTACAAAAGACGGACATGAGTTAACTTTTATTTGTGTGCCGCTTTTGCTTGATAATGTTGTAATGGGTGCCTTAAGTGTTGTGAGAATTTACAATTCCAACATTTCTGTTAATGAGGATATTCAGCTATTGAGTATTGTTGGATCGATGATTGCAAAAACGGCTCGTTATAAGCAAGCTAAGCTTGAAGAATTAGAAGCATTACGAGAACAAAACAGAGAATTGCAAAGTCAGCTCGATAGCCAAAAACCGCATAATATTATTGGTAACTCAGGCAAAATGTGTGATTTGTATGCATTGGTAAGTCGGGTGGCCCAAACAAACAGCACGGTTTTGTTGCGTGGCGAAAGCGGGATTGGAAAAGAACTATTTGCTGAGGAAATACATGCCAAAAGCAAACAAAAGGATCGTAAGCTCATTAAAGTAAATTGTTCTGCATTGCCGGAAAGCTTAATTGAAAGTGAACTTTTTGGACATGAAAAAGGAGCTTATACAGGTGCCGATCAAATGCGAAAGGGGAGATTTGAATTGGCCGATGGGGGAACAATATTTCTCGATGAAATTGGTGATTTGCCTTTATCTACGCAAGTAAAATTGTTGCGGGTTTTGCAGGAAAGAGAGTTTGAACGTATAGGTGGTTCTAAAACCATTAAGGTTGATGTGCGAATAGTGGCAGCAACAAACCGTAATTTGGAGGAGCTAATTGAGAATGGTGATTTTAGAGAAGATTTCTATTACAGAATTAATGTTTTTCCAATATTTATTCCTCCTTTGCGACACAGAAGAGATGATATTCCAATTTTGGTTGATCATTTTATCGATAAGTTTAACCGAAAGAATAATTTTCAAATTAAAAGAATTACAACATCTGCAATAAATATGTTGATGGTTCATCGTTGGCCGGGAAATATTAGGGAACTGGAGAATGTGATTGAACGATCGTGCATAATGACGAAAGATAATGTTATTCATAGTTACGATTTACCTCCAACTCTTCAAACTGCCGATTCAACAAACAGTGTAATGGAAGGTGGAATGATGGTTGTGGTTGAGCAGCTTGAAAAACAATTGATTCGGGACGCACTCACGACTACGGCCGGGAATGTAACAAAAGCAGCTGAATTGCTTTGCATTACAGAGAGAATGCTGGGGACAAGAGTGAAAAAATATGAGATTGAAACCTGGCGTTTTAAAGTGTAA